One window of the Penaeus monodon isolate SGIC_2016 chromosome 1, NSTDA_Pmon_1, whole genome shotgun sequence genome contains the following:
- the LOC119575711 gene encoding collagen alpha-1(III) chain-like, whose protein sequence is MRLLLLGVWLTAALALGEAHSPLRRDRRQTPGRPGGPPRRGPPGGGPGGPPGGPPGGPPGGPPGGPPGGPGDRPGGRPGGRPGGRPGGRPEGGPGGGQGGGSSVTGPSSSEELISMALAQAEAGECKSPGYTCSDEECGAGLESVFREEVVGEHRVIITNGIPSHDYSTGAQRPNPNEVCRHPSYLKIPLNPTLGSFTPSGMGPVGIALSGGFFYNHLSTPRGDVAAVAEAESFDSCSGHADPQCRYHYHKVPNCLDPDRSCELVGYMMDGFPVYSYCIIDGVQLSSCYKQVSGDGSMQEHFEYQPDANCQLDEANGYQFEDERGYGYVFSENYPFVMRGFMGSDIADICEVY, encoded by the exons ATGAGGCTGCTGCTGCTCGGAGTGTGGCTGACGGCGGCGCTGGCGCTGGGGGAG GCGCACTCGCCGCTCCGCAGGGACCGCCGGCAAACCCCCGGAAGACCTGGAGGACCACCTAGGAGAGGGCCTCCTGGAGGAGGACCTGGAGGACCACCTGGAGGACCACCTGGAGGACCACCTGGAGGACCACCTGGAGGACCACCTGGAGGACCAGGAGACCGACCTGGAGGAAGACCTGGAGGCCGACCTGGAGGAAGACCAGGAGGCCGACCTGAAGGAGGACctggaggaggacaaggaggtgGGAGCAGCGTGACAGGACCCAGCTCCTCCGAG GAGCTGATCAGCATGGCCCTGGCGCAGGCGGAGGCGGGCGAGTGCAAGAGCCCGGGATACACCTGCTCCGACGAAGAGTGTGGGGCGGGGCTGGAGTCCGTGTTCAGGGAGGAGGTGGTCGGGGAACACAGGGTCATCATTACCAATG gcATCCCCAGCCACGACTACAGCACGGGCGCCCAGAGACCGAACCCCAACGAAGTGTGCCGCCACCCGTCCTACCTGAAGATCCCCCTCAACCCTACCTTGGGCTCCTTCACTCCTAGCGGGATGGGGCCCGTGGGAATCGCTCTCTCGGGAGGATTCTTCTACAACCACCTGTCCACGCCCCGCGGGGATgtggcggcggtggcggaggCGGAGTCCTTCGACAGCTGCAGCGGCCACGCGGACCCGCAGTGTCGCTACCACTACCATAAG GTGCCCAACTGCCTCGACCCGGACAGGTCGTGTGAGCTCGTCGGCTACATGATGGACGGTTTCCCTGTCTATTCCTACTGCATCATCGATGGCGTCCAACTCAGTAGCTGTTACAA aCAAGTGTCCGGTGACGGGTCGATGCAGGAACATTTCGAATACCAACCCGACGCGAACTGCCAGTTAGACGAAGCCAACGGATACCAGTTCGAAGACGAGCGTGGCTACGGCTACGTCTTCTCCGAGAACTACCCGTTCGTCATGCGCGGGTTCATGGGTTCGGACATCGCCGATATCTGCGAAGTTTATTAA